A genomic segment from Candidatus Poribacteria bacterium encodes:
- a CDS encoding aspartate 1-decarboxylase codes for MLREMCKSKIHRATVTEVDLNYEGSLTIDEELMEAADIAPYEKVQVYNINNGARFETYAIPGERRSGVICVNGAAARLAQPGDLIIIVTYALYDESELEKFSLKVVFVDSRNRIVQVSP; via the coding sequence ATGCTGAGGGAGATGTGCAAATCGAAGATTCACAGGGCCACCGTAACGGAGGTCGATTTGAACTACGAAGGGAGTCTGACGATAGACGAGGAGCTTATGGAGGCTGCCGATATAGCGCCTTATGAGAAGGTGCAGGTTTATAACATCAACAATGGAGCTAGGTTTGAAACCTATGCCATCCCCGGTGAGAGGAGATCGGGCGTTATATGTGTCAACGGCGCAGCAGCTAGGCTCGCTCAGCCGGGGGATCTCATCATCATCGTGACATATGCGCTTTACGACGAGTCCGAGTTAGAGAAATTCTCCCTAAAGGTTGTGTTCGTGGATTCGAGAAACAGAATCGTTCAGGTTTC